CATGAAGGCCTTCTCCGCGTTCGGCTCGTTCGAGGAGGGCACGAACCTCAAGGCCTGGCTGTACCGCATCATGACCAACAGCTACATCAACACCTACCGCAAGAAGCAGCGCGAGCCGTACCTCGGCGCCGTCGACGAGCTCGAGGACTGGCAGCTGGGCGGAGCCGAGTCGACGACCGCCATGTCCGCCCGGTCCGCCGAGGCGGAGGCGATCGATCGCACCCCGGACGCCGTCGTGAGCGACGCGCTCAACGCCCTGCCCGAGGATTTCCGCATGGCGGTCTACCTCGCGGACGTCGAGGGGTTCAGCTACCAGGAGATCGCGGACATCGCGGAGGTGCCGATCGGCACGGTGATGAGTCGGCTGCACCGCGGTCGCGCGAGGCTCCGGAAGTCGCTGGGGGAATACGCGCGCGAGCAGGGCGTTGGACTGACTAGGAACGTGTCTGGCGAATCACAGAAAGGAGCCGCACGATGAGCGATTGCGGGTGCGATGAGGCACAGGCCAATCTGTACGAACTGCTTCGTGGGGAGCTCTGCGCCGAAGAGTCGGCGCCCATCCGCGAGCACCTGGAGACCTGCCCGGGCTGCCAGAACGAGCAGTCGGTCTGCATCCAGCTGACCGAGGTCGTACGACGGGCCTGCGAGGAAGAGCGCGAGAACTGCGCCCCCGTGGATCTGCGCGACGCGATCCTGCGCGGCCTGCGCGTCGAGAGCGCCGGTTAGCCCAGCCGCACACCCTCGAGGTTCAACCGCGAGTTCGTGTTGACCGACGGGAAGCCGGAGACGTGCGTTCCGACGACATTGGTCGGGGTGTAGTTGAAGAGCCACTTGGCCGGCGCGTCCTCGGCGACGAGCCGCGCGGCCTGCTGCAGGAGGTCGTCCTCGGTGGCGGGATCGGTCGTGGCGAGCGCCTGATGGTACAGCTCTTGGACGCGCGGGTTGTCGGTGCCGAAGTAGGAGTCCGGCGTCGCGTAGGCCCGGAAGTCCCGCGCCTCCGCGTGATCCACGTAGCTGAGCTGGAAGTCGTGGTTCTCGTGCACCTGCTCCAGCCAGACAGGGAACTCGACCTGCTTCACCCGGACCGACACCCCGACGTCGGCGAGCTGGCTCTTGATGAGCTCGAGCGGTGTCGCGTCGTAGTGATCGGGAGCGGTGATCGTGAGGCTGAGGTTCGGCTGGCCGGCTTCGGCGAGGAGGTCGCGTGCGGCCTCGGGATCGAAGCGATGCACGTCGCTCAGGTCGACGTACCCCGGTTCGAGTGCCGTGATGGGACTGCCGAGCGGGGCGCCGTCGCCGCTCTGCGAGGTGATGATCGCGTCCGTGTCGATGGCGAGGCTCAGCGCCGTGCGGACCCGCGGATCGGAGAGCGGAGCCTTCTCCGAGTTGAACGCGAGCGTGAAGACGTCGGCTCCCGCGGCGCGCTGGAGCGTGAAGTCGGGGTCGTCGACGAACTCCTCGCGGAGCGGCGGCAGGAGAGCCGTGTGCACGTCGAGTTCACCGTCATGCAGGGCGGCCAGGGCGGCGCGGCTCTCGGGGAGGAACCGGAAGACCGCGGTGTCGACAGTCGCGGGGGTGCCCCAGTAGTCGTCGTTCTTGACGAGGGTGAGGCGGTCGCCGCGCTCCCAGCTCTCGAAGCGGAACGGGCCGGTACCGCTCGCCGTGCTCGCGAGGGGATTGGTCGCGCCGGCCTCGCGGATCGTGCCGGCGAAATTCGCGAGGTGCCAGAGCAGTTCGCTGTTCGGCTCCTCGAGGGTGATGAGGATCGTGCCGTCGCGCTCCGCGGTCACCTCGGGATCGGAACCGACCGTCTCGTCCGTGAGCGTCTCCTCGAGCGACGCGACGACATCGTCCGCGGTGAGCGCGGCGCCGGTGTGAAAGCTGACGTCGTCACGGAGTGCGAAGCGGTACTCGCGGCCGTCGTCGCTGATCTCCGGGAGCTCCTCGGCGAGCACGGGGACGATCTCGGACACGGTGTTCGGTGCGATGCCGACGAGGCCCTGATAGACGTTGTCGAGCAGGATCTGGCTGGTCGCGACGCCGGTGTTCGATCGGACGTCGAGGCTCGTGGGTTCGAGGATCATGCCCACCGTGAGGGTCTCGCCGGTGCCACCGCTCGTGCGGTTCAGGGCGAAGGCGGTCACACCGAGCGCGGCGATGGCCGCGACGGCGATCATCGCGACCGTTCGCGTGATGCGGCGTGGACGGCGGGTTCGGGTCTCGCCCTGGGCGGCAGGGGACTGGCCCTGGGCAGCAGGGGACTCGGTCACGGTGAGGACTCCTCGGATTGCGCCGCGGGGCGGGGCCGCGGCAGGTCACAGATACGGTCAGCGGAACCGCTGAGTGCGCGCGGCCTCGCGCGGGTGTCGATAGCCGAGAATACGCTCACTCGGAGTGGAAGTCGCGGTGAGCGCCGCCTTGTTGCAGGGTTGTTACGAAGAGTGGGTCGGGTGGGGCGCCGGCGGCCCGGGCTCGGCTGACGGCCGCGCCCCGGCCTGCAGCTGGCCTCAGCCTGCCGCTGGCCCCAGGTCGCGCAGCACGGCGGCGAGTTCGCGCGGTGCGGCCTCGTGGAGGTTGTGCGGGCCGGCGAGCGTGATGATGCTGCTCCCCGGCAGGTGCTCGCGCCACTCGGCGGCGAGCGGTTCCGAGACCATGCCCGATTCCGCCCGGATGAGAGTGACGGGAATGTCGAGGGACTGGAGCGACGCCCAGATCGGCGCGTACGGCTGAGGATCGGCCGGGTCGCCAGCGGGAAGGCGATCGAGATGCGCGAGGTGGTGCGTCCACTCCAGGCGGCCGTCGGGGCGGTGGCGGGTATTCAGTGCGACGCCGCGGGTCAGCGAGGCGCGGTCAGAGCCGATCCCGAATCGGATGGCGCGGTCGACGATCTCGTCGACCGATCCGAAGTCGCGCTGCCCGGTGATGAACTCGGTGACCGAGCCCGCGTCGCCCTGCGGGGAAATACCGGGGGTGATGTCGACGATGGCGAGGTGGTGGACGAGGTCGGGAAGGGCGGACGCGACGAGTGCTGCGGTCAGCCCGCCGAGGGAGTGGCCGACGAGGGTCACGGGATCCGGCGCGAACTGCTCGAGCGCGGTCGCGACGTCGGCGGCGAGATGGTCGGGCCGGTAGTCTGCGTCCGCCCGCCAGTCGCTCCGCCCGTGGCCGGGGAGGTCGAGGGAGAGGGCCGGCTGGTCGAGTGCGAGGAGCGCGGGATCGAAGCTGTGCGCGTTCAGGCCGGCGCCGTGGAGCATGACGAACCGCGGGGCATCCGGTGCGCCGAAGCGCAGGCCGCTCAGTAGTCGGCCGTCGCCCACCGGAGTCGAGATGCGTTCGACCGCGGGGAGCGGAGTAGTGCGGCCCACACGCTGGGCGTCGCTCGGCAGGAAGCGGAACTCGTCATCGATCACCCCTGCAGACTATCCCGGAACCCGCTCCAGGCGGGGAAGTGGCTCGGGGCGGGATCCGACCTTGTCAGTCGACCGAGCGGGGCTGGGCAGGTGCGTCGGCGCCGGGTGCGGCGCCGGGTGTCGCTTCCGGGGACTCGGGGTGCAGGGGGAGCAGGTGCGCGGCTTCGCGTCGCTGGATCAGACGCTTGCCCAGGTAGACGAGGGCGAGGAACACGACGATCGCGCCCACGAACAGGTACCCGGCGTAGTGGAGGCTGTCGGAGAGGTCGCGGTAGTAGTTGGCCGCCGTCGCGGTGACGGTGACGTAGAGCACCGACCAGATGACGCACGCGGGAGCGGTCCAGGCCAGGAAGCGCCGGTACGAGTAGCCGCTCATGCCCACGGTGAGCGGAACGAGCGAGTGCAGCACCGGGAGGAATCGCGAGAGGAAGATCGCGGCGCCGCCGCGTCGGAGCAGGTAGCGTTCGGCGCGGATCCAGTTGTGCTCGCCGAGCTTGCGGCCGAGGCGCGAGGCGCGGATCCTCGGTCCGGCCCACCGGCCGAGCCAGAAGCCGATGCTCTCGCCGATGAGCGCGCCGACGACCAAGGCGAGCACGAGGAAGGCACCCTCGGTGGGGGAGCTCACGGCGGTTCCCGCGACGATCACGATTGTGTCTCCAGGAACGATCAACCCGATCATCACGCTCGTCTCGAGCATGATCGCGATCCCCGCGATGAGGATGCGGAGCGCGGGATCGACGCTCTGCACCGTCTCGAGGATCCATGTGATGATGTCGTTCACACTTCGAGCCTAGATGGTCGTTCCTTGAGCCTGCCGAGATAGTGTGATGGATGAGCTGGTGCGTCGGTGGGCAGCGCTGCGTTGTGGACTTGGCGGCTGCGGTGCAGGTCTCTGCAGGAGCCGCAGCCACACCGGCCGTGTCGAGATCGGCGGCATCGGCACCCGCCGAATCGACAATGACTGCTCAGTTAGAAGGGGACGCCGCTGATGTTCCGGTGCTGGCGTCACCCGGTGGAGTAGAAGGCCCGGTGTTGGTCCGGCCTGGCGGATCGGATGCTCTGGAGTCCGATTCTCCTGGTGGCTGAGGTGCTTGGCGTTCTCTTGAATCAACGCCGGGGAGAGGCATCCTCCGGAATCTGACCGTGCTGGGTGCTCGTTCGGGGTATGCGGTGCCAGCAGGGCTGGTCCAGGTGAGGGTGCCGTCGCGTGCCTGGGTCACGGTCCACCTGCTGTGGTGCTTCAGAGTGTGATGCCTGCGGCAGAGGTGTGCGAGGTTCGTGCTGGTGGTGGGTCCGCCGTGTGCGGCATCAACCGTGTGATCGATGTCGCAGTGTGCGGTGGGGGTGTGGCAGCCGGGGAACCGGCAGTGGAGGTCCCGTGCTCGGAGGAACTGTCTGAGTTTCGTGTTGGGTCGGTAGGTGTCGACGGAGAGCACGGTGCCGGTGTCGGGGTCGACGGTCACTTCTTCCCAGTGGGTGGCGTTGCCGGCGAGGTGTCTCGCGGTGTCGGTATCGAGGGGCCCGTATCCGGCGAGGGTGGCCGGCGGGGTGCCTGTTGCTCGGTGACCGCCGGACTCGGTGCCCGGGGGTGAGGGTTCATCTTCGCCCGTGGCGTGCTCCTTCGGCACGATGACCTGGATCCGTGCTTGGATGCCCGCGATGCCGGTGAGGCCGCTGGTGGCGGCCTGGTTGGGGTCGCTGGCGAGGAGCAGGTCCGTGAGGAGGTCGGCGCGGATCTGGTCCATGGATCGGACCGTCGCGGTCGTGGCTGCTGATTCCCCTTCGGATTCCCCTGAAGGTGCGCCGCTGCCCGGTTCGGTACCCAAGCCAGAGACGTTATGGGCCTGATCATCGGCCCGTGCCTGTTCGTGCTGCTTCACCAACCGGGCCATCTGGGTGAGTCGGTCTTTGATGCCGGAGGCGTACACGGCGGGAAGGGTGGCGGTGAGGTCGGCCATGCCGTCGTCGAGTTCGGTCACGCGCACCATGCGGCAGGCGCGGGCTTCGGTGTGGCGGTCGTCGAGGGTGCGGTCTGCGAACCGTTCCGCGAACTCACGAGCGACCGGCCGCAACCGGCCCACCGTGTTGGTTTCAGCAACTTCGAGCACCGCGGCCGCGTATCCGGCACGGGACTGAGGATCGGTGAGGGTGCTCCCGGCATCAGTGATCACCGCCGCGTGGGCGTGAGAGATGCGTCCGGCTGTGAGTGCCGCCATGACCGTCGGGTAGTGCTCGACGAGGGTGCGTGCCCGGCTGATCCGGCCAGCCATGGTCCGGTCCGATTCGTGCACGGCGGCCGCGAACTCCGCCGCGACCGCACGATGCTCGAACTCCCCATGATCCGTGTGCCCATCCCGCGCCGCAACCAGAGCAGCGAGCTCGTCACCCAAAACGAGCAGCGCGGCCTCGGCGGCGTGGAGGGTGTTGATCTGGGCGCGGATCTTCACGAGCGACTCGGCCAGGATCGCGTACGCCGGAGCGGCAAGATCCGCCACCCGGCCAGCCGAAGACCCACCAGGCCCGCCAGACGCAGCGCGACCAGCGTCCGGGCCCGCGGTGCTGCGGTCCGTGACGGGAGGCTCGGTGCTGGTGCGCATGCCCGCAGTCAACCAGCACCCACCGACATTCACGGCACCAGAGTCCCCGAATTTCAGGGAGCGTCACAGGTATATTCTCGAATCCGAATATGCGCTGAGAGTTGACTGCAGACGCTTTGTCGCCCACAGGAAAGTGTGCATCGAAGTTTCCCGAAATGGCTCTCCACAGATCGACGGCAGCGGCCCCGAAGTCGTCCTATCACGCCATGATGAAGCCAAGAGCACGAGACATCACTCAGGGGTCGAAAGGAGAAACGACATGACGATGGGATGAGAAACGGTCAGCGGCGAAGATAGCCGCCATCGTGCAGCCCCGCCTCGATTTCGAAGCGGTTCTTCAGCGGGTCCCGACCGGCAAGGAAATACAGGAGAGGAAGAGCCAGGCCGTAATGACGCCATTGATCGCGGTGGACGAGTTCATGTCGGACGATCGCGGGGGTCACGTTGTGATCCGTAAGGTAACACGAGCCCACGCAGCTTCCGCCTCGGCCGAAGGCCCAGCGCGGCATGCCCCGGAAGATCCACAGTCCGTTCCGGTACTCGACCTTCCCGGTGCTCATGATCGACCCCCACACGAAACCGACGGCCGTCGCGTAGATATACCCCAAGCGCGCAAAGGGAAGGGGTCTCCGGTCTGCATACAATGTGGCGCGTTCCGGGACCGAAGTGTGCGTCGTCTCACTCGAGGGACGCGTCACCGGCTTCGACATCAGGCGCGGTCTCCAGAGGTCAGTGCTCCGAGAATCCGCAACACAGAGGGGAGATCCTCGGCCGCCATCGAGGGATCGGCTGGGGCGAACTCGCAGATCGACGCTCCAGCGAGAGGACATGCAGCGACGGCCGCGCGGATCGCCGAGGTGAGCTGGGCGACGGTGAGTCCGAACGGCACCGGAGCGTGAACCGAGGAGAATTCCGCGGGGTCGAGGACATCGAGATCCACATGAATGTAGACGCGGGTAGCACCTGAGTCCTTGAGGATCGCGGTGAGACGCTCCGCGAGTTGCTCGGGAGCTTCGGGAGCTTCGGGAGCTTCGGGAGCTTCGGGAGCCTCGGGAGTCTCAGGAGCCCCGGGAGTTTCTGCGACCTCAGAAGCCTCAGAAGCCTCAGAAGCCCCAAAAACCTCGGGAATCTCGAATGGCGTCGCGCCGAGCACGGTGATTCCGCGCCGCTCCAGCTCCAACTCCTCCTCGGGGTCGAATACGCGGGTGCCGATCAGGGTGAGCTGAGAGGCGGTGATCGCGTGCTGTGCAGTGAGGTCCGGTGATCCGTCGCCGAGGGCGTGGCGGAGCGTCATCCCCGAGGCCGATCCGGACGGTGATGTACTGGGGTGCTGCAGGTCGGGGTGGGCGTCGAACCAGAGCACGGCGAGGTCGTCACCAAATCGGTTTCGCGCCGCTTCGAGCCCGGCGAGCGACGAGGCGCAGTCGCCCCCGACGATGAGCGGGACGTTGTCCGCGACCTCGGACAGGGTGCGTCGGGCCGCGTCCCTCGCCTGGAGCACGCTGCTCAGTCGTGCGACCGGGGTGCCCATGGCATCCCCGGCCTCGAGCGGCACGGGGACCTCGCGGAGCGCGGACTGCGGCAGGTCCTCTCGAAGGAGCGCCGCGCCCTCGGCGAGCTGCATCGCACGCGACGACGAGGAACCTTGCCACTCGGGCATGAGTAGAAAAACCGGCTGTGGCACGCGTTCCTCCTGGTGATTGTCGAGCCACTCCATCGTACGCCCGGGGTGGGAGGAATCACCCGATTCCGCTCAGGGCGCGACGGTCACGAAGTCGATCAGGTGTTCGACCCGGCCGACGAGCTCCGGCTCGAGATCGCGGAAGGTGCGGACGCGCCCGCGGATCCTCGACCACGCATCCGCGATATCTGCCGGCTCGTCACCCGGCCACCCGAGCGCACGGCAGATCCCGCTCTTCCACTCGATATTGCGGGGGATCGTCGGCCACGCCTGCAGTCCGACGCGCTCCGGCTTCACCGCCTGCCAGATGTCGACGAACGGGTGTCCGACGATGAGCACGTGCGCGCCGTGCGGCCCACGGGAGATCGCCTCCGCAATGCGTGTCTCCTTGCTGCCGCGCACGAGGTGGTCGAGCAGCACCCCCGCGCGTCGATCCGGCCCGGGCTGAAATTCCGCGAGCACGTCGGCGAGGTTGTCGGCGCCCTGCAGCAGCTCCACCACGACGCCCTCGACCCGCAGGTCATCGCCCCAGACCTGCTCGACGAGTTCGGCGTCGTGTTTGCCCTCGACGAAGATCCGGCTCGGCATCGCGACGCGAGCGCGCTGCTCGGGAGCCGCGAACGAACCGGACGCGGTGCGCTGCCGCCCCGCGGGCGCACGCTTCGGCATGACGAGCGACACCGGCTTCCCGTCGATCAGGAAACCGTCGGACATCGGGAACGCCCGCACCTTGCCCCGGTAGTCCTCGAGCTGCACGAGCCCCTCGCGCGCCCCGACGACCGCCCCGCACCACTCGGATTCCGTGTGCTCGACGACGAGCCCCTTCGCCAGCGGCACCTCGGTGCGCTGCACCGGTCCTCGCCGGGGCCGCATGTCGGCGAGCACGTCGCGGTCGTAGCGTTCATCACACACGCTCCGAGCCTATAGTCTGGCGCGGTGGGGAACGAGGAGACGCCGGAGAGTCGCGAGCGAACTGATCGGACCGGGTGGCGGGGCCTGCTGGTCGATGTCACCCCGCTCCGCACGAGCCCGTCCTTCGCGAAACTCTGGACCGGCACCTCGGTCGCGCAGATCGGGGCGCAGATCACGATCGTCGCGGTCGGGCTGCACGTCTACGACCTCACCGGCTCGACGCTCGCCGTCGCCTTCGTCGCCCTGTGGGCCCTCGGCCCGATGATCCTCGCCGGGTTCGTCGGCGGCGCGCTCGCGGACATGTTCGACCGCCGCACCGTCGCGCTCGTCACCGCGACGGTCGCCTGGCTCAGCATCGGCACCATGACCCTCATCGCGTTCCTCAACGTGACGCAGACGTGGCCCTACTACGTCCTCGCCGCGATCAACGCCGCGTCGGCCACAATCCTCGGCGCGACGCGGGGTGCGATCTTGCCGCGGCTGCTCCCGACCCAGCTCCTGCCCGCCGCGGCCGCGCTCAGCGGGATCACCATGGGCCTCGCCATCACGGTCGGCCCGGCGGTCGCCGGCGTGCTCGTCGCGACCGTCGGCTTCCCTTGGACGTACCTGCTGGACGCAGTGCTCTTCGCCGGCGCCTTCCTGGGGATCCTGAGCCTGCCGCCGATGACGCCCGAGGGTGGATCCGCGAGCCCGGGGTTCTCCTCCGTGGTCGAGAGCATGCGCTTCCTCCGCAACGCCCCGAACGTGCGCGCGACCTTCATCTTCGATCTCATCGCCATGATCTTCGGCACCCCGCGTGTGGTGTTTCCCGCGGCAGGGGCGCTCATCCTCGGCGGAGGGCCCGTCACGGTCGGCGTCCTCACGGCCTCCTTCGCGGCGGGAGCCCTGCTGAGCAGCCTCGTGTCCGGTCCGCTCGGGCGCGTCCGGCGCCAGGGCCGCGCCGTCACGCTCGCCATCGCGGTGTTCGGTCTCTTCACTGCGCTCTTCGGTGTGGTGCTGCTCGTCACCGGGATGATGGTCGGGTCCGCCGGTCCGGAGGGCGTCAACGTGCCCGCGGTGGTGCTCGCCGGGATCGCGCTCGCCGGGACGGGGGCCGCGGACAACGTGAGCGCGGTGTTCCGCACCACGATCCTGCAGGCCGCCGCTCCCGATGACGTGCGCGGCCGCATGCAGGGGCTCTTCTACGTCGTCGTCGCGGGTGGCCCGCGGATCGGAGACCTGCTCGCCGGCGCCGTCGCCACCGCGATCGCGCTGTGGGCCCCCGCGCTCATCGGCGGGCTCATCATCGTGGCGCTCATGCTGGTGCTGCTCCGGATCGCACGCGGCTTCCAGCACTACGACGCCTTCATGCCGACGCCATAGTGACCCGAGCCCGGCCGGGCCATCCTGCTACGGTGCTGCTATGCGACCCGATGCCTCGACTCCCCATGCCTCCGAGTCCGACACTTCCCGTTCCGACGCCCCCCAGTCCGACGCCCTGATCTTGACGCGGCGCGACGGTGCGATCACCCGCATCACCCTGAATCGGCCGCGCGCCATCAACGCGCTCAATCTCGAGATGTTCG
Above is a genomic segment from Leucobacter rhizosphaerae containing:
- a CDS encoding sigma-70 family RNA polymerase sigma factor, with translation MSDSGAQAKLEQRFTAEALPLLDQLYGAAMKMTRNPPDAQDLVQETFMKAFSAFGSFEEGTNLKAWLYRIMTNSYINTYRKKQREPYLGAVDELEDWQLGGAESTTAMSARSAEAEAIDRTPDAVVSDALNALPEDFRMAVYLADVEGFSYQEIADIAEVPIGTVMSRLHRGRARLRKSLGEYAREQGVGLTRNVSGESQKGAAR
- a CDS encoding zf-HC2 domain-containing protein, which encodes MSDCGCDEAQANLYELLRGELCAEESAPIREHLETCPGCQNEQSVCIQLTEVVRRACEEERENCAPVDLRDAILRGLRVESAG
- a CDS encoding ABC transporter substrate-binding protein, with protein sequence MTESPAAQGQSPAAQGETRTRRPRRITRTVAMIAVAAIAALGVTAFALNRTSGGTGETLTVGMILEPTSLDVRSNTGVATSQILLDNVYQGLVGIAPNTVSEIVPVLAEELPEISDDGREYRFALRDDVSFHTGAALTADDVVASLEETLTDETVGSDPEVTAERDGTILITLEEPNSELLWHLANFAGTIREAGATNPLASTASGTGPFRFESWERGDRLTLVKNDDYWGTPATVDTAVFRFLPESRAALAALHDGELDVHTALLPPLREEFVDDPDFTLQRAAGADVFTLAFNSEKAPLSDPRVRTALSLAIDTDAIITSQSGDGAPLGSPITALEPGYVDLSDVHRFDPEAARDLLAEAGQPNLSLTITAPDHYDATPLELIKSQLADVGVSVRVKQVEFPVWLEQVHENHDFQLSYVDHAEARDFRAYATPDSYFGTDNPRVQELYHQALATTDPATEDDLLQQAARLVAEDAPAKWLFNYTPTNVVGTHVSGFPSVNTNSRLNLEGVRLG
- a CDS encoding alpha/beta fold hydrolase translates to MIDDEFRFLPSDAQRVGRTTPLPAVERISTPVGDGRLLSGLRFGAPDAPRFVMLHGAGLNAHSFDPALLALDQPALSLDLPGHGRSDWRADADYRPDHLAADVATALEQFAPDPVTLVGHSLGGLTAALVASALPDLVHHLAIVDITPGISPQGDAGSVTEFITGQRDFGSVDEIVDRAIRFGIGSDRASLTRGVALNTRHRPDGRLEWTHHLAHLDRLPAGDPADPQPYAPIWASLQSLDIPVTLIRAESGMVSEPLAAEWREHLPGSSIITLAGPHNLHEAAPRELAAVLRDLGPAAG
- a CDS encoding DedA family protein gives rise to the protein MNDIITWILETVQSVDPALRILIAGIAIMLETSVMIGLIVPGDTIVIVAGTAVSSPTEGAFLVLALVVGALIGESIGFWLGRWAGPRIRASRLGRKLGEHNWIRAERYLLRRGGAAIFLSRFLPVLHSLVPLTVGMSGYSYRRFLAWTAPACVIWSVLYVTVTATAANYYRDLSDSLHYAGYLFVGAIVVFLALVYLGKRLIQRREAAHLLPLHPESPEATPGAAPGADAPAQPRSVD
- a CDS encoding HNH endonuclease signature motif containing protein, which encodes MADLAAPAYAILAESLVKIRAQINTLHAAEAALLVLGDELAALVAARDGHTDHGEFEHRAVAAEFAAAVHESDRTMAGRISRARTLVEHYPTVMAALTAGRISHAHAAVITDAGSTLTDPQSRAGYAAAVLEVAETNTVGRLRPVAREFAERFADRTLDDRHTEARACRMVRVTELDDGMADLTATLPAVYASGIKDRLTQMARLVKQHEQARADDQAHNVSGLGTEPGSGAPSGESEGESAATTATVRSMDQIRADLLTDLLLASDPNQAATSGLTGIAGIQARIQVIVPKEHATGEDEPSPPGTESGGHRATGTPPATLAGYGPLDTDTARHLAGNATHWEEVTVDPDTGTVLSVDTYRPNTKLRQFLRARDLHCRFPGCHTPTAHCDIDHTVDAAHGGPTTSTNLAHLCRRHHTLKHHSRWTVTQARDGTLTWTSPAGTAYPERAPSTVRFRRMPLPGVDSRERQAPQPPGESDSRASDPPGRTNTGPSTPPGDASTGTSAASPSN
- a CDS encoding Fe-S oxidoreductase, translating into MYADRRPLPFARLGYIYATAVGFVWGSIMSTGKVEYRNGLWIFRGMPRWAFGRGGSCVGSCYLTDHNVTPAIVRHELVHRDQWRHYGLALPLLYFLAGRDPLKNRFEIEAGLHDGGYLRR
- a CDS encoding arginase family protein; amino-acid sequence: MPQPVFLLMPEWQGSSSSRAMQLAEGAALLREDLPQSALREVPVPLEAGDAMGTPVARLSSVLQARDAARRTLSEVADNVPLIVGGDCASSLAGLEAARNRFGDDLAVLWFDAHPDLQHPSTSPSGSASGMTLRHALGDGSPDLTAQHAITASQLTLIGTRVFDPEEELELERRGITVLGATPFEIPEVFGASEASEASEVAETPGAPETPEAPEAPEAPEAPEAPEQLAERLTAILKDSGATRVYIHVDLDVLDPAEFSSVHAPVPFGLTVAQLTSAIRAAVAACPLAGASICEFAPADPSMAAEDLPSVLRILGALTSGDRA
- a CDS encoding DUF3097 domain-containing protein, which gives rise to MCDERYDRDVLADMRPRRGPVQRTEVPLAKGLVVEHTESEWCGAVVGAREGLVQLEDYRGKVRAFPMSDGFLIDGKPVSLVMPKRAPAGRQRTASGSFAAPEQRARVAMPSRIFVEGKHDAELVEQVWGDDLRVEGVVVELLQGADNLADVLAEFQPGPDRRAGVLLDHLVRGSKETRIAEAISRGPHGAHVLIVGHPFVDIWQAVKPERVGLQAWPTIPRNIEWKSGICRALGWPGDEPADIADAWSRIRGRVRTFRDLEPELVGRVEHLIDFVTVAP
- a CDS encoding MFS transporter — encoded protein: MGNEETPESRERTDRTGWRGLLVDVTPLRTSPSFAKLWTGTSVAQIGAQITIVAVGLHVYDLTGSTLAVAFVALWALGPMILAGFVGGALADMFDRRTVALVTATVAWLSIGTMTLIAFLNVTQTWPYYVLAAINAASATILGATRGAILPRLLPTQLLPAAAALSGITMGLAITVGPAVAGVLVATVGFPWTYLLDAVLFAGAFLGILSLPPMTPEGGSASPGFSSVVESMRFLRNAPNVRATFIFDLIAMIFGTPRVVFPAAGALILGGGPVTVGVLTASFAAGALLSSLVSGPLGRVRRQGRAVTLAIAVFGLFTALFGVVLLVTGMMVGSAGPEGVNVPAVVLAGIALAGTGAADNVSAVFRTTILQAAAPDDVRGRMQGLFYVVVAGGPRIGDLLAGAVATAIALWAPALIGGLIIVALMLVLLRIARGFQHYDAFMPTP